ATCCATTTATTGTAGTGGACGCCCCAGCGAAAGAAAACAGAATTAACCCCGAAATGGCCATCTCCCCCAGACTCCGATAACCCGTGCACACTTGAGCCATTCTCATTTTTTTGAAATATTTTCCACAGAGACTTTTCTCCCTCTCGGGAACATGTCAAAGTAAATAAAACATCACAGCGTTCACCCACCCACACCGTCCCGCAACACGAAACTGACAACCCCCATGAGCAGCAGTGATTCTTCTTCCACGACCTCTGAATTTGATGTTCTGATTAAAGGCGGCACCGTCATCGACGGAACCCGCGCCCCGCGCGTGACTGCCGACGTCGGCATCAAGGGGGACCAGATCGTCGCCCTGGGAGACCTTTCCTCTGCGAAGGGGGCCTTTGAGATCGACGCGACAGGAAAAATCGTCGCCCCCGGCTTCGTGGATGTCCACAATCACTCCGACAGCTGGCTCCTGAATACGCCGAACTTCCTCTCCAAAACATCGCAGGGATTCACAACGGAAGTCATCATGGCCGATGGCATCTCGTATGCCCCCGTCGACCGCTGCACTGCCGCCGACTGGATCTACTATCTGCAGTCACTCGACGGACTCTACCCCGAAGAATACACGGGCTGGGAATCGCTCGAAGAGTACATGAATCTGCTCGACGGCAGAAACGTGCAGAATGTGATGACCCACATCCCGTATGCCAATCTGCGTTCCATGCACTGCGGATTCGGACGCCAGCGGGTTGATGACTTCCAGATGAAACTGATCTGCAGCGAAGTCCGCAAGGGCATGGAAGCGGGCGCGGTGGGAATCTCAACCGGCCTCGATTACGTCGCCCAGTGCTTCTCGCCCACCGACGAACTGGTCGAAGCCTGCCAGGCGATGGCCGAATATGACGGCCTGTATGTCTCGCACATCCGCTACAAGAAATCGCTGATGCCCGCGATCGAGGAACTCGTCGAAATCGGCAAGCGGGCCGGCGTCAAGGTACACATCTCTCACATGAAGGGACAGCATCCGGGGCAGGCCGAAGAGGCACTCGAATACATTGACAAAGTCGCCCGCCACGAGGTTGATATTTCGTTCGACGTCTATCCCTATCAGCCCGGCTCCACCATGCTGCACTTCCTGCTTCCCTATGAAGTCTTCGAAGAGGGCCCCCGCAAGGCAGTCGAGAAACTGAAGCAGCCCGAAATGCAGCAGCGGTTCAAATACGGACTGGAGAACTACCTGCTCGACATCTCGGCCATTCAGATCGCCTGGGTCTTGACCGAAAAGAACAAGCAGCACCAGGGCAAAATGCTCAGCCAGTACGTGGAAGAAACAGGGCTTCCCAAAGAGGAAGCCCTGATCAAACTGCTGATCGAAGAAGAGATGGCCGTCCTGCTGGTGTTCAACATGGGCGATGACCGCCTGGTCGATCCCGTTCTGCAGCACGACCTGTATATGATGGGCACCGACGGCATCTACATGGACGGGGGCGTCATTCATCCCCGCCAGTTCGGTTCCGCCGCGCGAATCCTCGGCCCCTGTGTCAGGGACCACAAACTCTTCTCACTGGAAGATGCGGTTTATAAGCTCTCCGGTTGTGCCGCCCAGCGGTTCGGCATGGAAAAACGCAGCATCCTCAAACAGGGCAACTACGCGGACATCGTCGTCTTCGATCCCGAAACCATTCAGGATAACGCGACCTACACAGATCCGCAGCAGTATTCCACCGGTATGGAATATGTTCTCACCAACGGCGTGCCCATCGTACACAATAACCAGCCGCTGGATGTTAAATCCGAAACACTCCCCGGACGCTACGTCCGCTATCAGCCCAGGTAAGGCTGCAGGCGGGCCACGGTTTCCGGGCTGCGGTATTCGTTTTTACCGATCCCGTACGCGGCACCAACTCCAACCGCCTGTTCCTGGTACTCCGGAAAGTTGGAGACCAGCATCAGCGTGCAGGGCTTCACATCGGGCGTATTTTTGATGGTCTGCATCAGTTCGATACCGTCGCTGTAGTCCGCATCCAGTTTGCGATTGATCATCACCAGGTCGTAAGCGGTGGCTTTCAGCTTCTCAAGCGTATCCTGTTCCACGTCCGACTCATCGATCTGGACTTCGAAATGGGTATTCAGAAAACGGCTTAACGCACTGGCATCCGGCATACATTGCCCGACACTGAGTACTCGTTTCGTCATCGAAAGTTCCTCTCTCTCTTTATTTCTATTGTGATCTGATTTCTGGGATAGCGATTCTGATTGTGCTGCAATTTAACTGCACAAGCGGGATAGTTCGCGGATGGATTCCAGCGCGTCATCCACGTCCGGCACCTGCACTCCCGGCTCGCGACCGCTGTGGTCACATTCTTCCAGCAGCAGCAGGTCTTCATAATTTTCATTGGCCATCAGCCGTCGACGGGCCCGGGCGCCGATCGTCCCCGACCGGATCAGGTGGGCCTCCATGTGATGTTCGATCAACCAGGCAGTTCGATCTGTAATAAATCCTTCCAGGGCCTGCAAGCCTGCCTCGACATGATTCTTCGAATCGATGGCTTTGCCCACATCGTGCAGCAGTGCCGCGAGCTGAAATTCTTCGTCGTAAGGCAGTTCGTCACAGGCCAGATCATAAACCTGCAGACTGTGGTATAACGCGTCCCCCTCGGGGTGATATTTCTTTGACTGCTTCACCGCGGCCAGCGGCAGAAGCAGCATACGGTAAATCTGGAACCGGTCCACACTCTCCTCGACTTCTGCCAGCCTTTGATCCAGATCGATACCGGGATAATCCTGCTCCAGCAGTTGTTCGAACTCGGGCAGGGTGGCACGTTCAATCCGTTTCCCGGTAATCGAACATTTAAAGCCATAACTCGATTTCTCTGTGGGATAGAGCGTCAGCTCGACCGGATAGGTGTCCTGCACATGAATGTGTGTAAACACGCGTTCTTCCCCATGTTTCTTCACCGTCTTGTGCTCGACATGGTAAGGCGTCCCGTCTTCATCCAGCTGTGTCGTCACTGCTTCACAACTGTGCGAAAAGACATGGATATCAATATCCGATCCCTGCCGGATATGCCCGGTGAGAGTACTACCAATAATTTTGGGATGAAACGCCTTGAAGAGTCGCAGATAACGCAGGGCCTGCAGCCGCATCGCCAGCAGGTTTTCGGTTCGCGACTCCCCCTCGAATGTGCAGGCGAAACGCTGAATTTCGTCCCGGATTTCCCGGTTACTGGGGAGGTCGGATGGCTTGACCCAGCCCTGGCAGACCTTGCGGGCTGCTTTCATTTTGGCGCGATAGTACTCGGTTTCCTGACGGGAATACATCAGTCGGGCCGCCTCAAAGACGATCTGGCGGCGCATTTTGCTGGAATTCATTCAAAAATCGGTGAACTTTCTCACCGTCGAATCGAAGACACGCTGATTGGAAGATGTTACGGAATGACCTGACAGGCAGGTTCTTAGGAATTTTAGCCATCCTGCGACAAAAATCAATTTCGATTTAGGAGAAACTGCCCATAACGGCAATTCGCAGCTCTCATCAGGAAATTTTTCAGACCAGAGAACACCCCTGTAACGCCAGAAACCGGGGACCGCTGCTGCGCTGCCCCCGGTTTCCGTTGTTCGTTCAACGTGACTAATCGCCTAGTGCCTCCCGGCGGGCCTGTTCGGTCAGCTGATGCACTTTCGCAGCCACACGCTCTTCGACCGACTTCGCAAATGGACCGGGATAGGAAGAGTAAATCATCGCCCGGGCGCCTTCATAGCCTCCCTCTTTCAGGACCCGCAGGCTGGGCAGGTAACCGAAGACATGGTTCGAATAGCCGGCAACCCAGACAATCGGATCTGTCTCGCCCGCACCATGTCCCGACTTCAGCTCTTTCTGGAAGCGATGCGAATAATCGACCACGGTCTCACCGCAGACCGCCACCAGGGTCAGGTCTTTTCCCAACTGAACCACCTGCAGCGGAAAAGCATATTCGGTCTGAATGCCACCCCGTTCCTCCAGCTGGTCCAGCAATCGTGTCGCGTGACTGACCTCATACTTGTTGCCATTCTCTTTCTGCTTGAGCAGTTCTGCTTTCGAAGGGGGAGTCGCAAACTCCAGTTCCACATCGCCCATCGCCACGCCCAGAGGACCGTGAATCAGGCGAGGCTGTTTCACAGAGATAGCCGTCTCAACCGCATTGGCCAGCGCCCGTCCGTGCTGCTTCGCCAGGTCGAGCGTCCGTCGCGGGTAAGGGTTCTGATCCCCGCCACACCCCATCATGAACATCGCCACGGTTCCCGGGTGGTCAGCTTGTAGATATTCCTGGGCATAACCCGCGTAGTCACCACAGAACTGGTAGAAACTGAGCGTCGTATTGTGACAGGCATAACCAAACAGCACCGCCATCAGAGAACTGTCGGGCCGTTCGACCATCAGCACGGGCACCCGTTGATCGACGGGACCTTCGGGATGCGGGCTGTTGATCACGCCGTTCTCCGTAGGCAGGCGGCGGTTCATCGAAAAACCGGCGCGTCCATACGAATACTTGAGCACGGCTGGCTCCAGTTGGGGAAGGGCCTCCCCAATCGCAGCCACCAGTTTTCTCACCAGCTCCTGCGTATAAACCCGCGCCTGGGCACCACGATCGCCGCCCAGACCCCGGCGGGAAGCCTTCGATTCTCTCAGCTCCGGTCCGCAGTGCGTATGCGAGGCATTCATCAACAGTGCCGCCGCGGGAATCTGAAAATCTTCTTCCAGGCGGGCCGCAATCGGATCACGCAGAGCAGGGGTGATGCCGATCAGGTCGGTTGTGATCATCACCAGTTTCCTGCCACGGCTGTCTTCCAGAATCAGCAGCTTGGCGTAGAGATCATGTACTTTCCCCTTGGAAGGTTCTGTGCGGGCTGCATAACCGGCCATCCACATCGGTTTCTCGGGAGTAATCACCACCGACGCTGCTACGGCTTTCCATTCGGTCTGCTGTTTCGCTTCGGCTGCTGACAGGAGACAATTCTCCCCGACCGTCACGGTTCCCATCAGAATCAGGACCAACAGATAGCGGTGTATGTTATTCTTCATCGGATCTCCCTGCAGTATTTATCAAATGTATTGGATGTGGAGTCAGGCTCCACAGACCGGACAGTCGGAACGGCGCTGAATCCGGTTGCGGTGAAATGTCATGTCGCGCAGATCAAACATCAGCAGTTGATTGGCCAGCGTCTCGCCAAACCCGGCGAGCACTTTGATGGCCTCCATCGCCGCCATGCAGCCCACCGTTCCCGAAACCGCACCAAACACGGGAAACTCCCGTTTCCACGCGGGGGGATTATCGGGATACAGACAGGCCAGGCACCCGGTCTGACCGGGTAGAAAGGTCGTGATTTGTGCTTCGAGATCGTACATCGCGCACTCGATCAGTGGTTTCTGCTGCAGAACGGACTGGCGATTCATGGCATAACGCTCGGGGAAGAGCGGTGCACAGTCGACGATCAGATCTACCTGATCCACAATCCCTGCTGCATTCTCTTCTGAAATATTTTCCTGGATCGCCACGATCTCCAACCTTGGATTCAGTTCCTTCAATCGCCGCTCGGCGGATTCGACGCGTGGCTTTCCCAGCCAGTCATGCGTCATCAACAGCTGTCGGTTCAGATCGCTCGGTTTCACATTCCCGGCGTGAGCCAGGACCAGCTTGCCGACTCCCGCAGCCGCCAGTTCGTAAGCCACAACACTCCCCAAACCGCCACAACGTGAAACCAGCACCGACGCATTCTTCAGCTTCTCCTGCCCGGCTTCGCCGAACTCGGGCACCCAGATCTGCCACTCGTAAACGGCTCGTTCTTCATCTGTCAGGGGAGCGAAACCAGACATCATGTCTCCTTCAGGCTGAATTGCGTGAGGTCAGTTAAAAAGACGAGGATATCATCCTCCGGAGATCGGGGAAAGGATCGTGACGCTGTGATGCGGTTCCAAGGTCAGCGGTTCGTCCCACAGCACCTGTTCATTGGAAACAAACAAGAGCATGGAAGGATGCAGGGCCTCGCCGGCAGGGAACAGCAGTGGCTTTAATGAATCGGCCCGCGACTCAGCCACGGTCTTGACCAGTTCCTGCAGCGTCGTGCCCGCGGGGACTTCAAATTCTTCTCTTCCGACACCAGCCGCTTTTTTGACCTGGGCTGTATATTCGACCGCAATTTTCATGTTAGTGAGCTCTCGTGTCAGCTGGAGTTTCAGAAGTTTCCGTGGTCGGGCTGGCGACGGTTTTCTTCGGATTTCCGCCGGGCAGCATATTCAGCTTACCATTGTTGATCGTCAATTTCACATCTCCCAGACGTTCCGATTCGGAGATATTATGAGTGATGTGCAGCGCTGTCACACCGGTCACGTGCTGTACATTGATCAACAGATCACAGATTTCCCCGCGCGTATCTTCATCCAGCGCACTTAATGGTTCATCCAGGCATAAAATCGCGGGTCGGGCTGCCAGCGCGCGTCCCAGAGACACCCGTTGTGTCTCTCCACCGCTTAAGCCGTGTGGGGTCCGGTTCAACAATCCGGTGATACCCAGCAGGTTCGCGAGTTCATCGACGCGTTCGTCAATCTCGCGTTGCTTCCACTTACGGATTTCCAAAGCGAATGCCAGATTATCTTTGACCGTCATCGTATGGAACAGCACGCCTTCCTGAGGCACATATCCGATCTCACGCTCAGCCGGTTTGGCGTGCGTCATGTCTTTACCATTCAGAAAGACCTCGCCGGACTGCACTTTTTTCAGACCGCAGATCGTCTCCAGAATGGTGGTCTTCCCGCTCCCCGTTTTCCCCATCAGTACGGCGTAATGCCCCTGAGGAATTTCAAAGCTGACGTCGTTCAGCCGGAAGTCACCCACTTGTACACAAAGATGTTTTACCGAAATCATATTTCAACTTATCAGGCGAGCAGTGCCGCCGGTTCTCAAATCGTTTTCCAGTCGCGGTGCAGTGTACCGCCAAATTTTCTTTTATATCGCCGCCGAGCGTGTCAGACCAAACATGCGGGCAATCACCAGCACGATCAGGGCGGAAACGACCATAATCAGTGAAGCGGCTACGGCCCCCTCGATATTTCCCACGGTCAGTTCCAGAAACACGGTTGTCGGCAGCACCTCGGTTTTCATCCGGGTCGCCCCCGAAAAAATCAGAATCGGGCCAAATTCTCCCAGCGAGCGGGCCCACGCCAGGGTCGCTGCAGCCAGCAGACCCCGATAGGCCTGGGGAAAGACAACCCGCCAGAAAGCCTGTCCCCGGTTGCATCCCAGGGTTAACGCCACCTGTTCATAGCGGGGACCGATCTGGTCAAAAGTGACCCGCATCGTCCGCACGGCAAAGGCACAGGCCACCATGAACTGTGCAAGAATGATACTCGGAATTTCGTACGTCACCCCGATGGCGCGCCCAAACAGCACTTTCGTGATCTTGCGAATCAACTCATCCAGTGACTGTGTCTGGTCCGCGCCGGCCGCAGCAGCCGCCTTGTCATACACAATGCCAGACTTCGCCGCCACCATTTCATTCAGCCATTCAAACTGGGGTAACTGGATCTGAAACAGAATCAACAGACAAAGTCCGATGACCAGGGGAGGGAGCACGATTGGAATATCCAGAATCGCGTCGATCAGTGTCTTTCCCGGAAACTGATGCCGCGACATCAGGTAGCCAATAGGTACCGAGACCCAAAGCGAAAGCACAGTCGTAATCGCACAGGAAACCAGGCTCAACCAGATCGCATAGCGGATTTCCGGCTTCTGAAACGACCGCATGATATGACCGGGAGTCGTATACGTCGTCTCCGCAGCCAGCATGGCCACGATCAACAGAATGTAAACGGCACTGACGGCCACGAACACGGCATAAAAGGGGAGATCAGAACGCGACTTCCATGTGCGAGGAGGTTCTTCAGAATTCGACGCACTCATAGTGACTCCGGTGTAATCCGCCAGCGGAAGCCGATGGATTCGAAAATGCCACGCGAAGGCGTAGCGGTCAGTTTATCCACCAGTCGCTGCATCAGATTCGGATAATCGGTCGTTTTCAGAATTGCAATCGGCTGTTCAGCCAGGGGATCTCCCTCTTTGATCTCAATGATCTCGACTTTGTCTTTGACGTAAGGCAGATTCGCCCGGTAAACTATCGCAGCATCAAGCGAGCCGGTACGCAACTGATTGACCAGCAGATCTGCAGTCGGCGTATTGGTTTTGACATTGGGCTGTACCAGGTCATACAAATTTTGATCATCTTTTTTCAGGGAAGTCAGCAGCTTTTTCGTCAATGCGCCCAGGGCACTCTGCTCGTGATGCGCCAGGCCAACCCGCACATCCTTGCCGGCCAGATCATAGACGGACTTGATCTGCTTCGGGTTTCCTTTCTCGACGATCACCACCATATCGGTTTCCGCCACGGTGAGGGGAATGCTGAACTTGGGCTGCACCTGCACCATGTAAGAAGTATCACAGGCGAAGTACGCATCGGGACGTTGACCACTGTTGATCTGGCCCACCAGAATGCCACAGCCGTTAAACACCGTATTGATCGTCACCCCTTCGCGCTCCTCGAACTCTTTGAGCGTATCCTGAATCGCCAGCCGGTTCACACCGCCGCTGAACAGCAGGATGGTCGGATGTGGGTCCCACTTGTCACCTTTAACAGTCTCATATCCCAGTTCCGCAAACGCTTTCTGCCCCTTTTCGGGCGCCTGCAGATAACGGGCAAACATCAACGCTTCCCGGGGCTTTTCCGTAGAGGTCAACACGCCTACGGTTACATTCTTGATCGCTTCGGTGAACTCGGGCACATCCACCATATCTGCTTTTTCCGGATGCTGATTCACAGTCGCATCCCAGACAATCGCGGCATCAACGGCCCCCAGCATCACGTCGGTTGCAATTTCCGATACCGTCGGCTTAAACACCCGGGCTGACTTGGAAAGGGATTCCCATCTACCTTGTTTCGTCAGAACTTTTTTGGTCAATTTGCCAATCGAGGCGGCATCGGGATTCGCCAGAGCCACGGTGACATTCTCTTTGAGCAGATCATCGATCGACTTGATACCCTTCGGATTCCCTTTCTGCACCATGATCACCGGATGCATTCGGGCCACGCTCACAGCTTCATCGACCAACCCCTTTTCACGGGCAATCTCGATGTAGCTGGTATCGGCTGCCAGGTAGAGGTCTCCTTTTTTCGCCACCTGCAAATTGCTCAGCAGGGTTCCGGATCCGCCGTACTGCAGGTGAACCGGCATGCCAAATTCTTCTTCGGCAAATTGCGCTGCCATCGCGGCAACCGGCGGTTTGATCCCCGCGGCACAGTACATCAACAGGGCATTCTCTTCCGGATCAGCAGCAGAGTCACCACTTTTGGATTCGTCTGTCTGTGAACTGGCTGAGTCTGACTTTGTCGTAGACGACGAAGGAGTATCTTTAGGCGGCGTATAAACCAGCAGGACCAGCATGATCACCAGAAAGACGACCGAGCCGCCGGCGATCACCAGGCCTGACACTTTTCCGCTGCGGCCTGATTGAGAGCAGACCTGAATTCGGGGCTGAGGAGCGGGATGTTTCATTCTCTTGTCCTGTATACTGACTGAGCAAAATTGATTCTCAGGAGTTGACTAACGATTCACATTCTTGAGGAGTCACGAGGCGACCATCCCTGATCCCCAACACGCGTTGCGCCGACTGTACTGCCTGGTCATCGTGCGAGACCATCAAAACACAACCACCATCGGCGGCAAACTGACTGAGTGCGTTCAAGACAATAGTGGAGTTCTCGCTGTCCAGGTTACCTGTCGGCTCATCCGCGAGCAGAATTTTGGGCTGATGAAACAGGGCGCGGGCCAGTGCGACCCGCTGCTTTTCCCCGGTACTCAACTGGGCCGGGGTATGATGCAGACGCTGTTCCAGGCCAAATTGTTCAATCAATGCACGGGCCCGCTCCCGGGCCTGACTCCGAATTAATGCCAAGGCCGGCGTTAAGACGTTGTCCAGCACATTCAGGTAAGGCACGAGGTGGAACTGCTGAAACACAAAGCCCAGATGTTGTGAACGGAAACGGGCCCGTTGATCACTCGAAAGACGATACGGATTGGTCCCTTCAATCAGCACCTGGCCGGAATCGGGGCTGAGCAGTCCCCCCGCCATCAGCAACAGTGTCGACTTTCCACAGCCGCTGGGTCCCTGAATTGCTACGAACTCAGTCGCAGCGACAGTCAGGCTTACGCCGTCTACTGCCTGGACACGGCCCGGACCGGACTTGAATGATTTCGACAGTTGTTCCAGTTCAAGTAACATCGTGATGTAATCATCCTTCCTGGAGAATGGTGGCAGGATCCTGGCGGGACGCCAGCAGGGCAGGGATCCAACTGGAGAGACTCGACAGCAGGGGGGCGAACACCAGGCTCAACAATAACCAGCGTCCCGAAAAGAGGACCTGCGCCGGATCTGCAGCGGCAGGCAGGTCACCCCAGGTAACGCCGATCCAATAGCCCAGAAAATAGCCAATCAACGCCCCCACGAGGCCGATCAGCAGTGCTTTGATGATAAAGATTCCGAAGACCTGGGAGGAACGTACGCCAATCGCCCGCAGAATTCCGATCTCGGTCGCTCGACGGCGGACGTTTTCCAGTGAAAGGAAACCAATCCAGGCGCCACACCCCAGCACCACCAGAGGCACCAGGATCGCGGCGAAGCTCGCATGCCGTTCGATCAGTTTAATCCGATTGGCTTTTTCCTGCTCCAATGAAGCGACCGCAGTCGCAGCCGCCGTGTTGCGTGCTTCGGCGCGGGCCAGGGCTGGTGGGCCACGTTCGATGATCTGGGTGCCGGGCAGAATCTCAGCCACATCTTTGCGGATTTCTGCGACTCGATCTTCGGTAGCACAGTTACATTCCAGAGCCAGAATGGCATTCAGCAGATTTTCCATACCCAGCAGTTGCTGTGCTTCTTTGAGATTGATCCAGACGGTACTGTCGTCGGCGTTCCCCCGTTCGGGGAAGACTTTGGCGACCTTGAACCCTTTGCCCATCAGCTGGACTTCGTCGCCCGCTTTGAGACCAGTTTTCTTCTGTACCTGATATCCCAGCACCATTGCCCCTGCAGGCACGGGTTGCTGTAGTGGTTTCTTCAGAGCCCGGTGCAACTGGGGCACTTCACCGCGGGTGCCGGTGAGAATGATATCCAGTTCCTTTTCGGGCCAGGTCACCTTCTTCGCCACCATCGGCAGCATGTGGTTGATGGTGACGATTTTCGATTCGGACAGCTTCCGCATATTGTCCTCGGGCATCGTTCCCGAGACAACGCCGGTCAGGTGAAATTCTTCAAGGTCCTGGTCGGCAGGGAGGATCAGAATATTAAACCCGAGCCCCTTGGTAATCTTCCGCATCGCGTCTTTCAGTTCGGCTCCTGCCTGTTTGACCTCGTCTTCCTTCTGCTGCAGAATCAGGGCGGTTTGAATTTCCTCCGCCTGCAGCAGAGTCAGGGCGGCAATCAGACAGCCGACCGCAACGATCACCGACAGCAGCCCCAGTAGAAAATTCATTTTCCGGTGCTGCATTTCCTGAAGAATCAGATGAAAAATTGACATAATGCCCGCTCTTGATTTCCTGATGGAGTGAAGGATTCAGATACAGATCTGAAATTTCAACTCTCTGATTTACGTCCCATAACGATGTAGCTCGCAGCCAGCACGATCACGATTGCCAGCACAGCCAGGATCGAAAGATTCCGTAACAGCGAGCTACTCTGAGCCGCTTCTGTGGTTCCCGCAGCAGGGAGCTCGGTTGTACCTGCATCAGCGGAATCACTCTCCTGCGTCTGGACTTTCGTTTCGGCCTTAGCCGGTTCCGCCTGAGCGGTCTGTTCTGCAGAAACGCTCTCTGTTTTCGGTGTCGCCTGATCCGATTTCTGTTCTTTTTCTTTCGACATCGACAGCCCCTGTGCTGCATCAGCTCCCTGTTTTGAGAAGCTGGTCAGTCCGGTCAGGTCGGGAATCTCTTTTTCTTCCTGGGGAGTAGGTGTCACCAGTTTCTCCCAGTTGACCGCCATCAGCAGGTCGGTCCCCGGATTCTGGTCTTTCACCTGGCAGGTGCAGGGCCCCGTCAGATCCCGACAGGCCTGCTCGATGGTCCCGGGATTGATGCCTTTGCCGATCAGAGCATACAGCACGCGCCCACGACCAAACACCGGCAGTGCCATCGGTTCGTCGCTGAACTCATGCAGGTCGTTTTCGGTGGCGATCAGCATCCGGGTGAAATAGTCTTCTGCCGCCTCTTTGCGAGACAAGGTTTCCACGCTGAATTTAAGCTTGAGGCTCTCCGGTGCGACGCTGACCAGTCCCTGTTCAATATCAGCCTGTTCGATTTCTGGGAGTTTGAGTGTCTTTTCCATCCGCTTCAGTTCGGCTTTGAGCTGCTCCAGTGCGGCCTTGTCCTGTTCCGCGTCACCAGATTCCAGAAAGACCCAGACCGCGGTCTGACCGTTAATCAGCTGTTTGGCAATCTTTTGACGCAAGGGAGAATCGATGAGCCGCGAGACGTTTTCTTCGGTCAGTTCTCCCGACCAGAAGCCCACCGGTACCGGAGCGGGCAGGGGAGTCCGCATGACCAGCAGAGGCAATGTCTGGGAATCCTGTCGCTTCCAGAGTTCCAGATCCTGTGGTGCCGGGTCGGCATCCAGGTCGACCAGTTTCAGTTCAACATTCGCTGACTGCCGGGCGACAGCCCCCTCCCTGGCAAACAGATCGACGACACGCTGTTGTTCCGGTTGAAGCGGACCGCGGTGAAACACGACGGCGCTGTATTGATCTGCGGGCCAGCGTTCGAGCGCGTACCGAAATACGGGAACGGAACAGGCCCAGATGACAGAAGTCGTTAACAGGGCGCTTAGCAGAGTCAATGGTGTTAATAACCGTCTCATGCAATCACCTTTCGAGGAGGGGGTCAGGTCGGGCGGGTTGCTATCGGGAAATCATTCACCGTATTCAGCTTAAGTGCTGACCACGTAAATTCAATCCAGCACATAATATGATGACAAATTGTGTGGTAAATGTGAAGAAAAGATGATTTCATTAGGAAACTTTTCTGAGAACAGGTTTTCCGCCTGAAAACGGGAGAAATTATGTGCATCTCAACTTCCTCCGTTTCTCTCCAAAGCGCATAAACAAAGACAGGCATCCCGCTCATCTTCAGAATACCTGTCTTTTTCTGTTTCTCATTCCCGGTCCAGTCCACTGAACGGGACCGGTAACGGCTCACTTCTTCTTGCCAGTCAGTTTCAGTTCGATCGGCTGCCCCGGTTCGACTTTCACCTGCAGTTCTGAATTGTCTTTGCTCGAGTATTTCGCGGGCAACGACTCCGTGGCCGGGGATTCAATCGGAGGGGTATCGTCTCCTTCCGGTACGGGTGTACCATCGGGCATCAGACGGTAACTGACGGCCACACGATAGGTGCCCGCCGGTAAACCTTCGCCGCCCCGAAAATAAACCACTTCAAATTTGCCTCCCTCTTTGGATCGCCCCTGCCCCCCCACGCCGGGGGTGCTTTCAATGGGCATAAAGAAAAGGTCTGCATTTTCCAGTGGTTCTTCATTGAGCAGAACCACCCCGGTGACGGGACCAAGTTCCGGCCCCTCAGGTTTGCCACCGCAGCCAACACAGAAACTGCACATCAGCAACATGGCTCCCAGAGCCGTACGCTTCCCTGGAATAAGTCTCATGAAGTACCTCACGCTAGAATTTTAAACTCAGGTTGTAACTTAGAACTAGGGAATTTCGACGACGAAACCGTCTGAAATGGTTCCCAGTCGTCTCAA
This genomic stretch from Gimesia sp. harbors:
- a CDS encoding D-aminoacylase, with product MSSSDSSSTTSEFDVLIKGGTVIDGTRAPRVTADVGIKGDQIVALGDLSSAKGAFEIDATGKIVAPGFVDVHNHSDSWLLNTPNFLSKTSQGFTTEVIMADGISYAPVDRCTAADWIYYLQSLDGLYPEEYTGWESLEEYMNLLDGRNVQNVMTHIPYANLRSMHCGFGRQRVDDFQMKLICSEVRKGMEAGAVGISTGLDYVAQCFSPTDELVEACQAMAEYDGLYVSHIRYKKSLMPAIEELVEIGKRAGVKVHISHMKGQHPGQAEEALEYIDKVARHEVDISFDVYPYQPGSTMLHFLLPYEVFEEGPRKAVEKLKQPEMQQRFKYGLENYLLDISAIQIAWVLTEKNKQHQGKMLSQYVEETGLPKEEALIKLLIEEEMAVLLVFNMGDDRLVDPVLQHDLYMMGTDGIYMDGGVIHPRQFGSAARILGPCVRDHKLFSLEDAVYKLSGCAAQRFGMEKRSILKQGNYADIVVFDPETIQDNATYTDPQQYSTGMEYVLTNGVPIVHNNQPLDVKSETLPGRYVRYQPR
- a CDS encoding HD domain-containing protein — protein: MNSSKMRRQIVFEAARLMYSRQETEYYRAKMKAARKVCQGWVKPSDLPSNREIRDEIQRFACTFEGESRTENLLAMRLQALRYLRLFKAFHPKIIGSTLTGHIRQGSDIDIHVFSHSCEAVTTQLDEDGTPYHVEHKTVKKHGEERVFTHIHVQDTYPVELTLYPTEKSSYGFKCSITGKRIERATLPEFEQLLEQDYPGIDLDQRLAEVEESVDRFQIYRMLLLPLAAVKQSKKYHPEGDALYHSLQVYDLACDELPYDEEFQLAALLHDVGKAIDSKNHVEAGLQALEGFITDRTAWLIEHHMEAHLIRSGTIGARARRRLMANENYEDLLLLEECDHSGREPGVQVPDVDDALESIRELSRLCS
- a CDS encoding neutral/alkaline non-lysosomal ceramidase N-terminal domain-containing protein, with the protein product MKNNIHRYLLVLILMGTVTVGENCLLSAAEAKQQTEWKAVAASVVITPEKPMWMAGYAARTEPSKGKVHDLYAKLLILEDSRGRKLVMITTDLIGITPALRDPIAARLEEDFQIPAAALLMNASHTHCGPELRESKASRRGLGGDRGAQARVYTQELVRKLVAAIGEALPQLEPAVLKYSYGRAGFSMNRRLPTENGVINSPHPEGPVDQRVPVLMVERPDSSLMAVLFGYACHNTTLSFYQFCGDYAGYAQEYLQADHPGTVAMFMMGCGGDQNPYPRRTLDLAKQHGRALANAVETAISVKQPRLIHGPLGVAMGDVELEFATPPSKAELLKQKENGNKYEVSHATRLLDQLEERGGIQTEYAFPLQVVQLGKDLTLVAVCGETVVDYSHRFQKELKSGHGAGETDPIVWVAGYSNHVFGYLPSLRVLKEGGYEGARAMIYSSYPGPFAKSVEERVAAKVHQLTEQARREALGD
- a CDS encoding HesA/MoeB/ThiF family protein; protein product: MSGFAPLTDEERAVYEWQIWVPEFGEAGQEKLKNASVLVSRCGGLGSVVAYELAAAGVGKLVLAHAGNVKPSDLNRQLLMTHDWLGKPRVESAERRLKELNPRLEIVAIQENISEENAAGIVDQVDLIVDCAPLFPERYAMNRQSVLQQKPLIECAMYDLEAQITTFLPGQTGCLACLYPDNPPAWKREFPVFGAVSGTVGCMAAMEAIKVLAGFGETLANQLLMFDLRDMTFHRNRIQRRSDCPVCGA
- a CDS encoding MoaD/ThiS family protein, translating into MKIAVEYTAQVKKAAGVGREEFEVPAGTTLQELVKTVAESRADSLKPLLFPAGEALHPSMLLFVSNEQVLWDEPLTLEPHHSVTILSPISGG
- a CDS encoding ATP-binding cassette domain-containing protein, with product MISVKHLCVQVGDFRLNDVSFEIPQGHYAVLMGKTGSGKTTILETICGLKKVQSGEVFLNGKDMTHAKPAEREIGYVPQEGVLFHTMTVKDNLAFALEIRKWKQREIDERVDELANLLGITGLLNRTPHGLSGGETQRVSLGRALAARPAILCLDEPLSALDEDTRGEICDLLINVQHVTGVTALHITHNISESERLGDVKLTINNGKLNMLPGGNPKKTVASPTTETSETPADTRAH